In Deinococcus sp. QL22, the following are encoded in one genomic region:
- a CDS encoding helix-turn-helix domain-containing protein: MKLHERLRELRSERGLRLKDIAETAGISVPYLSDLERGRTNPSLETLQTLAGAYAITVHDLLEGVEFYGASTEGALPKGLSDLVADPTLGPQITPDWVRTLSRIELRGKRPRDKQDWYEIYLHLKRILN; this comes from the coding sequence ATGAAACTGCACGAACGACTACGCGAGCTCCGCAGTGAACGCGGGCTGCGGCTCAAGGACATTGCCGAGACCGCCGGAATCAGCGTTCCGTACCTCAGCGATCTGGAGCGCGGGCGTACCAACCCGAGCCTGGAGACCCTGCAAACGTTGGCCGGGGCTTACGCCATCACGGTTCACGATCTTCTGGAGGGCGTCGAATTTTACGGCGCGTCTACTGAAGGCGCTTTGCCCAAAGGTCTATCGGACTTGGTGGCCGACCCCACGCTGGGGCCACAAATCACGCCCGATTGGGTTCGCACCCTGTCCCGCATCGAACTGCGTGGCAAGCGCCCCCGCGACAAGCAGGACTGGTACGAAATCTACCTGCACCTGAAACGCATCCTGAACTGA